The DNA sequence TGAATATGCCCCAGAAGAAGTTTCCGACACTTCTGGATCAAATGACTCAGCAAGTGGCCCAATTGCAATGATTGGTTTAATGGTAGTCATAGGATTGATTGCAATGTCATTTCCTTACACAGAAGGTGGAACTCTTCGTAAATTACAAATAAGACTTTTCGGTGGATAAAAACCATTTATCTTACTTTATTTTTTTGGGGAAATGATTGAGCAAATAAATTTTTTCCAATTTTTATTAGTTTTAATCATTTTTATCAAACTATAGATGATTTTAAAAAAAATGGAGGTAATAAATTTGCATTTAACCGATGGCCTGATACCATTATGGCAGGCTGCAATCTATTGGATTTTAACTATTGCATTACTGGCATTGTATATGTATAAACTATCTAAAACTGAGGAAACAGAACAAGTAATAGTCAAAACAGCCATTTTGGCGGCAGTGACTATAGCTGCGTCTTCAATATCTATACCATCACCATTTGGAGTTCCTATACACTTGTTTATAATACCATTAGTAGCAATTTTGCTCGGTCCTTTAAGTGGGATTATAGTGGCCTTTTTATGCTTCTTAGTACAGTTCTTTATCCTGGGAATGGGGGGTATAACCTCTTTAGGTGCTAATGTAGTTACAATGGGAATTGTGATGAGCTTTACAACCTATTACTTCTACAAATTCATAGCTGAACTTGATGAAAGATTAGGTATTTTCTCGGCAACATTCATGGGTGTAATCATGGCCACCATCACCCAAGTTGTAATATTACTGTTTGCAGGTGTTGCCACACTCGAATTTTTAATGGCGACTTTAGTGCCATTCTATTTATTTGTAGGAGTTATAGAGGGAATTATAAATGTTTTCATCATCCTATCCATATTCCAAATGAAACCAGAATTAGCAACGGCGAAAACAATATAGAGGCGGTATATAATATGATAAATTTAAAATCAATTGGGATATTCGTTCTGATAATTGCGGCAGCCATGGTACCAGTGAATGCTCATGGAGTTCATGTTACCACAGATGAATCTGCTATTATAATAGCTGATAACTCCACCAGTAAACTGGCCAGATCAGTGGCTGATGACATGGGAGCTAATATCACTGTTTATAAGTTCGGTTCTGCAGATGCAGTGATCCATGAATTAGAACACGCACTCGAAGATTCTAATAAGAAAGTTTTGATAGTAGCATACACTGACGCAGCTCAAAAATTCTTAGACAAACACCCTGAAGCTTCTAACAGGATAGTAGTTGTTGATGCCAATAAAAGTTCCATTCAACAAGGTTTAACCAAGTTAGGTGTTGCAGGAGCAGCCAGTTCAGGATTTTTAACTCCCTTGTTATCTGGTCTTCTAATTGGACTGGTATTTGGTTTGGGTGTCGGTGCAGTGTGGATGAAGAGAAAATTAGTATAAAAATCTATTTTTTTCTTTTTTTCTCTAAATCATTTTATAATTTTTATTTGTTTTAATAATCTTTATTTTTTAAAATAGTCGTTAATTAGTTGGTTAAACTTCAAATCATGGCAACATTTTTTCTGATTTGGTAGATGAGGAATAAATTTTATTGATGTTAAACTAGGGATTTATTGATGTTAAACTAGGGAATTTGATAAGTATTAATAAATATCATTATAATTTAAATAATGTAATAATATTAAAACCGATAGTATTATATAGTAGTGGCTAATTATAAGGTAAACTGTTTTTATTAAATAAACGAAAATTATCACTCCAAAAGCACATTGAGTTTGTAAATTTATTTTTAGTGATAATTAGATAATGGAGGTGTTGATATGAATAAAAATGCCAAAATTTTGATGATTGGTATGGGTGGACTTTCGGTAATGGCCATGTTTGTCCTGATTGTTCTAGTATCCATGTCCTCTTCTTTCGGAGGTTCTGTGGCAGTCATACCAATTCAAGGCCAAATTGGGTATGGTTCATCTAATATGTTAGGTGGAAGCGTTGTTAATCCTGACGAAATCAAGGAACAAATTAAAACAGCTGAATCTGACAGATCGGTAAGCGCAATTCTCCTGGAAATAAATAGTCCAGGTGGAACACCAGTTGCCAGTGAAGAGATCATGGAAGAAGTTAAAGATTGTAAAAAACCAGTGGTGTCATGGATCAGTGATTCTGGAGCATCAGGGGCGTATCTTGCAGCTTCTGGCTCAGATAAGATAGTTGCCAGTAACTCCTCAATGGTGGGAAGTATCGGTGTGATCATGGATTTAACCAATCTTTCGGATCTTTACCAGAAACTAGGAATAGATCGATACGCAATAAAAGGTGGAAAATACAAGGATATTGGTGCTGACTACAGAGATTTGACCAGTGAGGAAAAGAACATACTTCAAACCATGGTCGATGAAAATTATGAAAGCTTTGTTGCAAATGTTGCCCAAAACAGGAAACTAAGCAAAGAATACGTGGAAAACATAGCAGAAGGACAAGTATATACTGGAAAACAAGCCAAAAAACTGAAACTCATCGATGAAATCGGGGGCAAAGATCATGCTCTTGATATTGCAGCAAAACTTGGAGGAATTCATGGATCATATGAGGTGATAACTATGAAATCTCCTCAGTCATTCAGTGATGTTTTAAACACACTTTCTTCCAAGATCGGATATTCTATTGGAAAAGGAATAGGCAGTCTTTTAAAGGAGGATACAATTCAAAGTGCTATGTATTAACAAAACTCGGGTTTAATCATTTAAACACAGTAAAATCCTTTTTTTTGTATTCATTTTATTTATAATTTTTTTTGTATTGTTTTTTGGGGCCTTGATGAGTATTAAAAAATCAAGTAGATCACCTATTATTGTAATAATTTTCTCACGAGTATTACGCGCAAATGGTTTTTCACGCTTTTTGTAATAACACAAAAGATATATATGGTAATACGTAATAAATTGTTTTTACATTATACAATTGTTCTCGATATTATTAATGTAGGGAACATTTATAATGATCTTAGAAAAAAACGGAGGTGAAAAGATGAGAAAACAAGGACTAATATTGGTAATAGCGACTTTAATGGCTGTAATTCTTTGTGGAGCAGTTTCTGCTGCAGATTCATCTGATGTTGGAGGTGGGGCTGGTCTTCCTGACGTAAATTCGTCTGATGCAAGTTTGGTTGATCCCATTATCGACGTTAATGTGAATTATGAGTATCAGGATGATACAATCAATCCAGAAATCACTGTCAAAGATTCCAGTGACGTCAATATAAAATTCAACACTACTGTACTGCCAAAAGGCAAATATCGTTTGAATTTCGACTATCCGGGTGTAGTTAACGGTGCATTGTTTAAAATAATTGTTAAAGCCCCTGGATATATTGAGCAAACCCAAAATGTGAGGGTTTACCAGTCTGGAACTGATCCTAACTTCTATGGTGATGCAACCTTCAACATGAAGGCCACAGACAACTACAAACTGGGACGCGAGGTAGTCAAAAAAGCAGACGAACTACTGAAATTCAAAAATGCAGATAAAATCTTATGTATAACTACAGCAGGATTAGCTTACCGAAATGGTGTTACAACTCAAGACTGTTTAGAAGGTATACTAAACGGTTCAAACGGTTTGATCACCTATGGTAAAGGAAACTTGCTAACATTCCAGTCAACTCGAACCGATCCACTAGATTTCTGTTTTGTTGTGAAGAAAGGAAACTCTTTAACAGCAGCATTCTTCCAAAATGGGTCATTGAAACCAGCTTATCATGGCACATTCTCAAAATTAACACAGGATCTATGGAAAAAAACATTAACACCTAAATTAGGTAAAAATGCCTTCGGTTACGTCAGTCTATCTCACGCTTGGAGTGAAGGATTATCCACAGACATCCTAAGACAAGCAGCCTACCATGGCCACGTTTGCCTCGGAACCCTCAGTGGACAAGCAATGATCAGTGTCCTTCTCAAATACTACCCCCCAGGAGTATATGGAAATCTTGGAGAACTCGAAGCAACCACCTACAGGGCAATCAGTGTACCTGGTGGATCAGATGATGATGCATATATCTATTCTCTGGATTTAACCTCAGGTAAACGATCTTGGGTGGGATACGAAACTAATGCAGACTCCAACTTGGTCGGATTCATTAAATGGTGCGACAAAACCAAAACAGGAACCCTCATAATTATGAGATTCAATGAACAGGGCCTTGCTGACCTATTCAGAAAAGAAACTGGTATAAAAGCATATTCCGGTATAGTCAGTGAACTAAAGTTCAATTCATGGGTAATGAAAAAATTAGAAAACGAACCAGAATCCTTAGTAGAAATACCATATGTTTTCGAAAACATTAACGTTGAAATCCACAACCAATTAACTGGAGGATATGACTCCAAACAAGTGGTATGTGATGC is a window from the Methanobacterium sp. genome containing:
- the sppA gene encoding signal peptide peptidase SppA, whose product is MNKNAKILMIGMGGLSVMAMFVLIVLVSMSSSFGGSVAVIPIQGQIGYGSSNMLGGSVVNPDEIKEQIKTAESDRSVSAILLEINSPGGTPVASEEIMEEVKDCKKPVVSWISDSGASGAYLAASGSDKIVASNSSMVGSIGVIMDLTNLSDLYQKLGIDRYAIKGGKYKDIGADYRDLTSEEKNILQTMVDENYESFVANVAQNRKLSKEYVENIAEGQVYTGKQAKKLKLIDEIGGKDHALDIAAKLGGIHGSYEVITMKSPQSFSDVLNTLSSKIGYSIGKGIGSLLKEDTIQSAMY
- a CDS encoding ECF transporter S component, with protein sequence MHLTDGLIPLWQAAIYWILTIALLALYMYKLSKTEETEQVIVKTAILAAVTIAASSISIPSPFGVPIHLFIIPLVAILLGPLSGIIVAFLCFLVQFFILGMGGITSLGANVVTMGIVMSFTTYYFYKFIAELDERLGIFSATFMGVIMATITQVVILLFAGVATLEFLMATLVPFYLFVGVIEGIINVFIILSIFQMKPELATAKTI
- a CDS encoding metal-binding protein; translated protein: MRKQGLILVIATLMAVILCGAVSAADSSDVGGGAGLPDVNSSDASLVDPIIDVNVNYEYQDDTINPEITVKDSSDVNIKFNTTVLPKGKYRLNFDYPGVVNGALFKIIVKAPGYIEQTQNVRVYQSGTDPNFYGDATFNMKATDNYKLGREVVKKADELLKFKNADKILCITTAGLAYRNGVTTQDCLEGILNGSNGLITYGKGNLLTFQSTRTDPLDFCFVVKKGNSLTAAFFQNGSLKPAYHGTFSKLTQDLWKKTLTPKLGKNAFGYVSLSHAWSEGLSTDILRQAAYHGHVCLGTLSGQAMISVLLKYYPPGVYGNLGELEATTYRAISVPGGSDDDAYIYSLDLTSGKRSWVGYETNADSNLVGFIKWCDKTKTGTLIIMRFNEQGLADLFRKETGIKAYSGIVSELKFNSWVMKKLENEPESLVEIPYVFENINVEIHNQLTGGYDSKQVVCDARGLDMDYILGLGLTNVADQRVATNYNTGRLTPAQIKDIGKRAANQAINLFKEEGINLLDYVDSSKLFVFTTAGYVRVNEQVMD